In a single window of the Planctomycetia bacterium genome:
- a CDS encoding serine/threonine protein kinase, whose protein sequence is MSNDRLWAWVHDEEDDDALCAEIARHVEDCAECGRRAAEMRALLGDIGDAAQAVPVTLAAPPDFIGPYRIIRKIGQGGMGVVYEAEQPETQRRVALKVIIGGRHVSDLQIKLFQREIISLARLNHPAIAAIYQAGRTEDGNHYFAMELVDGVTLLDDATVASGDRSAAAMGRKLELFMKICDGVNYAHQRGVIHRDLKPSNILMTAGGQPRILDFGLARIIDDEGADGRSLVMESGRLVGTLPYMSPEQARGSADGIDLRSDVYALGVILYQMLTGEMPYRLDSHSILEKVRIICDREPEHPRRLAPEIPRDVATINLKALAKDPARRYQSVAAMAEDIDRFRKGYPIHARPLSTVYHLRKMISRHKIPAMLMGLLIVSIAVTGVVAVVQARRIAGEAAKKSRIIAEFEALYEAADPWKAGRRDVTVLETLNARSREIEAELEDDPLVAAAVRNTMGMTYLSFSEFDGAESHLSFALSTRERLLGDADAETAESLNDLGELRYFQERLDDAEELWRRALAARRESGSQADVAETLNNIGNLLRRRGKLDEAERHLKESLLLRRRVYADAETRQPNSLKERRRAANDVAQTLNNLGGLYRSRADADSVREAERCYREALRIRLGAFGPDHPEVAKMQNNLGKFLEEQGDMAGATEAYRESLRIMQRDEGLGRDHQYIARVLHNLASLAWRGGDAGAAGRFCEEALEMRIRVLGETHPETAESRRLLTEIQTGQGAGGQASATPPAGHEAGSRQD, encoded by the coding sequence ATGTCGAACGATCGCCTTTGGGCCTGGGTACACGATGAAGAGGACGACGACGCATTGTGCGCCGAGATTGCGCGGCACGTCGAGGATTGTGCGGAGTGCGGCCGGCGCGCGGCGGAGATGCGTGCGCTGCTCGGCGACATTGGAGATGCCGCACAGGCAGTGCCGGTTACTTTGGCGGCGCCGCCGGATTTCATCGGGCCTTACCGGATCATTCGCAAGATCGGTCAGGGCGGGATGGGGGTTGTTTATGAGGCCGAGCAGCCCGAGACGCAGCGGCGCGTGGCGCTGAAGGTCATCATCGGGGGACGGCACGTTAGCGATTTGCAGATCAAGCTGTTTCAACGGGAGATCATCTCGCTGGCGCGGCTGAATCATCCGGCCATCGCCGCGATCTATCAGGCGGGCCGGACCGAGGACGGCAACCACTACTTCGCCATGGAACTCGTCGATGGCGTGACGCTGCTCGATGATGCGACGGTGGCGTCGGGCGATCGCTCGGCGGCGGCGATGGGGCGGAAGCTCGAACTGTTCATGAAGATCTGCGACGGCGTCAACTACGCGCACCAGCGGGGCGTCATTCACCGCGACCTGAAGCCGAGCAATATTCTGATGACGGCGGGCGGGCAACCGCGCATTCTGGATTTCGGTCTGGCCAGAATCATCGACGACGAGGGCGCCGACGGGCGGTCGCTGGTCATGGAGAGCGGCCGGCTCGTCGGAACGCTTCCGTACATGAGCCCGGAGCAGGCGCGGGGCAGCGCCGACGGGATTGATTTGCGCAGTGACGTGTATGCGCTGGGGGTGATTCTCTATCAGATGCTGACCGGGGAGATGCCGTACCGGCTGGACAGCCACTCCATCCTGGAGAAGGTTCGCATTATCTGCGATCGCGAGCCGGAGCACCCGAGAAGACTGGCGCCTGAGATTCCGCGTGACGTGGCGACGATTAATCTCAAGGCGCTGGCGAAGGACCCGGCGCGGCGGTATCAGAGCGTCGCGGCGATGGCGGAGGACATCGATCGGTTTCGCAAGGGCTATCCGATCCACGCGCGGCCGTTGAGCACGGTTTATCACCTTCGCAAGATGATCTCGCGGCACAAGATTCCTGCGATGCTGATGGGGCTGTTGATCGTGTCCATTGCGGTGACAGGAGTCGTCGCGGTGGTGCAGGCGCGGCGGATTGCCGGGGAGGCGGCGAAGAAGTCGCGCATCATTGCGGAATTTGAGGCGCTTTATGAGGCGGCCGACCCGTGGAAGGCGGGGCGGCGTGATGTGACGGTGTTGGAGACGCTGAACGCGCGCTCGCGGGAGATCGAGGCGGAGCTGGAAGACGATCCGCTGGTTGCGGCGGCCGTGCGCAATACGATGGGAATGACCTATCTGAGCTTCAGCGAATTTGACGGGGCGGAGTCGCACCTTTCATTTGCGCTTTCGACGCGCGAGCGCCTGCTTGGCGACGCGGACGCGGAAACGGCCGAGAGCCTGAATGACCTCGGGGAGCTTCGGTATTTTCAGGAGCGACTCGATGATGCGGAGGAACTGTGGCGTCGGGCCCTGGCGGCTCGGCGGGAGAGTGGGTCACAGGCCGACGTGGCCGAGACGCTTAACAACATCGGCAATCTCCTCCGGCGGCGCGGGAAGCTCGACGAGGCCGAGCGCCACTTGAAGGAGTCGCTGCTTTTGCGACGGCGGGTGTATGCCGATGCGGAGACGCGGCAGCCTAACAGCCTCAAGGAGCGGCGCCGCGCTGCCAATGACGTGGCACAAACGCTGAACAATCTCGGCGGTCTCTACCGAAGTCGCGCCGACGCCGATTCGGTCCGGGAGGCGGAGCGCTGTTATCGTGAGGCCCTGCGCATTCGCCTCGGGGCGTTCGGACCGGATCACCCGGAGGTCGCGAAGATGCAGAATAATCTCGGGAAGTTTCTCGAGGAGCAGGGCGACATGGCCGGGGCGACGGAAGCGTATCGCGAGTCGCTGCGGATCATGCAGCGCGACGAAGGATTGGGGCGCGACCACCAGTACATTGCTCGGGTTTTGCATAACCTGGCGAGTCTGGCATGGCGGGGGGGCGATGCGGGCGCGGCTGGGCGTTTTTGCGAGGAAGCACTGGAGATGCGTATCCGCGTACTTGGCGAAACGCACCCGGAGACGGCCGAGTCGCGCCGGCTGCTGACGGAGATTCAAACGGGCCAGGGCGCGGGGGGGCAAGCAAGTGCGACGCCGCCTGCGGGGCATGAGGCAGGATCGCGGCAAGACTGA
- a CDS encoding sigma-70 family RNA polymerase sigma factor gives MTSESTPPSDETLIESLRKGDTTATDELTRRYWSPLHRFCASYLGDDALAEDVVQETFSKIATTTELPAGSARPWLYKVARNRCLDILRRHQRSPTHNRLIRTGFDAAQSTAGPHTRAAREERAEIIRQIIAQMPAEYREVLMLKHFDGFSREEMAQTLGITEAAVKGRLVRASEFLRERLEGLSGTNP, from the coding sequence ATGACCAGCGAATCCACACCCCCTTCTGACGAAACCCTGATCGAATCTCTTCGGAAGGGCGACACCACGGCCACGGATGAATTGACCCGCCGCTACTGGTCGCCCCTGCATCGATTTTGTGCCTCTTACCTGGGGGACGATGCGCTGGCCGAGGACGTGGTGCAGGAGACGTTTTCGAAGATTGCGACGACGACTGAGCTGCCCGCCGGATCGGCGAGGCCGTGGCTCTACAAGGTGGCCCGCAATCGCTGTCTGGATATTCTGCGCCGACATCAGCGCAGCCCGACGCATAACCGGCTGATTCGCACCGGGTTTGACGCGGCGCAGTCGACGGCGGGGCCGCATACGCGGGCGGCGCGGGAGGAGCGGGCGGAGATCATTCGACAGATCATCGCTCAGATGCCTGCGGAGTATCGCGAAGTGTTGATGCTCAAGCACTTCGACGGATTCTCGCGCGAGGAGATGGCGCAGACGCTGGGCATCACGGAGGCCGCGGTGAAGGGGCGGCTGGTTCGGGCATCGGAGTTTCTGCGAGAACGCCTGGAGGGTCTTTCCGGGACGAATCCATGA
- a CDS encoding choice-of-anchor D domain-containing protein has product MTTKRNNSANLILTVALATVIVFARPSAAQPVLQAADRQTAITRLMQPITARVLNAAHVHADADGAACLELPEMSVMFDADATATDVQTFLKSLPDDDVMAAFQPQGSRWTYTATNGTVAEGMPLTITYSFMPDGTQINTSYGNGPSDLFARMNGSFPGGMTAFKAEFAQAMNRWSELTNITYVEVADDGQVWGALGQLNARGDVRIGMIPLGTPLAVNHYPQFGGDMVFDSNDMATFANSVNDFRSLRNTIMHEHGHGLGLKHNMPTDNTKLMEPYLNTNFDGPQDDDIRGAQFIYGDWAEYNDEPANNEFINGTLRSVATHGVITHVLEDLALERDNASDWYGFGADPGTPIAIRVEPIGSTYTQAPQDNPNNTSTVNSKAARNLALKLYTRTSVSSDHLTLLAQINFNDAGEAEYHPPIPYGAFGFGYMLANIYSNDGIDDVQRYRLTISNSAIEAQPEPQPQTAPVFGLFNVTAGQNVFDGTTVQFGNVNLGQSASRTLAITNSGDANLTIGQITLAGPGAADYGFTLLQSTIAPGSTGNLAVSFLPSAAGVRQAVMTIPNNDPDQANFSFILSGSGVQPAAPVMEVRVNNVVVPHNNTVDLGDVEIGDSATASLIVKNVGNATLNVSNINFGGAAAGEYSTALASANLSPGAQVTASVKVAPLAAGNRDAELRLFNNSSQSLFVVRFTTNGVQPQQPITDCNSNGIDDAQDLADGTSEDCNTNGVPDECEVDSDNDGVIDDCDVCAGEDDNLDTDGDGTPNCLDQDPVDPDVGGNPLPPDEDNNDNRNGFCGAGSAMPMMAGMLGLCGAGLGRRRRK; this is encoded by the coding sequence ATGACCACGAAACGAAACAACTCAGCGAACCTGATCCTGACCGTCGCCCTGGCAACGGTCATCGTCTTCGCGCGACCTTCCGCCGCACAGCCGGTGCTTCAGGCCGCCGATCGCCAGACCGCGATCACTCGACTCATGCAGCCAATCACGGCTCGTGTACTTAATGCCGCACATGTCCATGCCGACGCCGACGGCGCGGCCTGCCTTGAGCTTCCGGAAATGAGCGTGATGTTCGACGCCGATGCGACGGCGACCGACGTTCAGACATTTCTCAAATCGCTCCCCGACGACGACGTCATGGCGGCCTTTCAACCGCAGGGCAGCCGCTGGACCTACACCGCGACCAACGGCACGGTCGCCGAGGGAATGCCCCTGACCATCACCTACAGCTTCATGCCCGACGGAACCCAAATCAACACCAGCTACGGCAACGGCCCGAGCGACCTCTTCGCCCGCATGAACGGCAGCTTCCCCGGCGGCATGACCGCCTTTAAGGCCGAATTCGCCCAGGCGATGAATCGCTGGAGCGAGCTCACCAACATCACCTACGTCGAAGTAGCTGATGACGGTCAGGTCTGGGGCGCCCTCGGCCAGCTCAATGCCCGCGGCGATGTCCGCATCGGCATGATCCCCCTCGGAACGCCGCTGGCCGTCAACCATTACCCGCAGTTCGGCGGCGACATGGTCTTCGACAGCAACGACATGGCCACCTTCGCGAACTCGGTCAACGATTTCCGCTCACTTCGCAACACCATCATGCACGAGCACGGCCACGGCCTGGGCCTGAAGCACAACATGCCCACCGACAACACCAAGCTCATGGAGCCCTACCTCAATACCAACTTCGACGGCCCACAGGACGACGACATCCGCGGCGCGCAGTTCATCTACGGCGACTGGGCCGAGTACAACGACGAACCCGCCAACAACGAGTTCATCAACGGCACGCTTCGATCCGTCGCCACCCATGGCGTCATCACGCACGTCCTCGAAGACCTCGCCCTGGAGCGCGACAACGCCTCCGACTGGTACGGCTTCGGTGCTGACCCCGGCACGCCCATCGCCATCCGCGTCGAGCCCATCGGCTCCACCTACACCCAGGCGCCGCAGGACAACCCCAATAACACCTCGACGGTCAACTCCAAGGCCGCCCGCAATCTGGCCCTGAAGCTCTACACCCGAACGTCCGTGTCATCCGATCACCTGACGCTCCTGGCCCAGATCAACTTCAACGACGCCGGCGAGGCCGAATACCACCCGCCGATCCCCTACGGTGCCTTTGGCTTCGGTTACATGCTGGCCAACATCTACTCGAACGACGGCATCGACGACGTACAGCGCTACCGCCTGACGATCAGCAACAGCGCCATCGAGGCCCAGCCCGAGCCCCAGCCGCAGACCGCCCCCGTGTTCGGTCTCTTCAACGTCACCGCCGGTCAAAACGTCTTCGACGGAACGACCGTCCAGTTCGGCAACGTCAACCTCGGCCAGTCGGCCAGTCGAACACTCGCCATCACCAACAGTGGCGATGCAAACCTGACCATCGGTCAGATCACCCTTGCCGGACCGGGCGCGGCCGACTATGGCTTCACCCTGCTCCAGAGCACGATCGCCCCGGGTTCGACGGGCAATCTCGCCGTCAGCTTTCTGCCGAGTGCAGCCGGCGTGCGACAGGCCGTCATGACCATCCCCAACAATGATCCCGACCAGGCGAACTTCAGCTTCATCCTCAGCGGTTCAGGCGTTCAGCCCGCAGCCCCGGTGATGGAAGTTCGCGTGAACAACGTCGTCGTGCCCCACAATAACACCGTGGACCTCGGCGACGTCGAGATCGGCGACAGCGCAACGGCGTCCCTGATCGTCAAGAACGTCGGTAACGCTACGCTCAACGTCTCCAACATCAACTTCGGTGGCGCCGCCGCCGGCGAGTACTCGACGGCGCTGGCGAGCGCGAACCTGTCGCCGGGTGCCCAGGTGACCGCGTCCGTCAAGGTCGCACCGCTCGCGGCCGGCAATCGCGACGCCGAGCTGCGGCTGTTCAACAACAGCAGCCAGAGCCTGTTCGTCGTGCGGTTCACCACCAACGGCGTCCAGCCCCAGCAGCCGATCACCGACTGCAACTCCAACGGCATCGACGATGCCCAGGACCTGGCCGACGGCACCAGCGAAGACTGCAACACCAACGGCGTGCCCGATGAGTGTGAGGTCGATAGCGACAACGACGGCGTCATCGATGATTGCGACGTGTGTGCCGGCGAGGACGACAACCTCGACACCGACGGCGACGGAACGCCGAACTGCCTCGATCAGGACCCGGTCGATCCCGACGTCGGTGGCAATCCTCTTCCGCCGGATGAGGACAACAACGACAACCGGAACGGTTTCTGCGGTGCCGGGTCGGCCATGCCGATGATGGCCGGAATGCTGGGGCTCTGCGGTGCAGGCCTCGGACGACGACGCCGCAAGTAA